One genomic region from Labeo rohita strain BAU-BD-2019 unplaced genomic scaffold, IGBB_LRoh.1.0 scaffold_165, whole genome shotgun sequence encodes:
- the LOC127158696 gene encoding 4-galactosyl-N-acetylglucosaminide 3-alpha-L-fucosyltransferase 9-like, whose amino-acid sequence MLSQNKTILHPRYLLLVFSVGLNIFLIYEFLNLQCNQSPIVRIFTPSENKPPENSTILLIWIWPFGRKFDLNSCSSKFNIDGCHLTVDRELYSKAHGVLINHRDIKSDLSNLPTKPRPFFQKWIWMHFESPQNTRRFDGLENLFNVTLNYRRDADVVLREQIMIKTEDVEDKIFPQVLDKKDKLVCWVVSNWNEQFERVKYYNELKKHINIYTFGRHFGKAVNDAEYKEILTTCKFYLSFENTAAHYDYMTEKLFNPLTFGSVPVTLGAPRYIYERFVPKDAFIHVKDFSSPQKLAEHLLSLDRNVEEYKKYFQWRKHFVVKLVDYPEEHACRACQYIRTKKDYQVFRNLNKWYWDAIKDET is encoded by the coding sequence gtcaaaataaaacaatacttcaTCCGAGATATCTTCTTCTTGTATTCTCTGTTGGActgaacatatttttaatatatgaattCTTAAACCTCCAGTGTAACCAATCACCAATAGTCAGAATTTTTACACCATCCGAAAACAAGCCTCCGGAAAACAGCACTATCCTGCTTATATGGATTTGGCCATTTGGAAGAAAATTCGACCTAAATTCTTGCAGTTCCAAATTTAATATAGACGGTTGTCACTTAACTGTAGATAGAGAGCTCTACAGCAAAGCTCACGGAGTGCTGATAAATCACAGAGATATTAAAAGCGACCTGTCAAATTTACCCACAAAACCACGGCCTTTCTTCCAGAAATGGATATGGATGCACTTTGAGTCTCCACAAAACACAAGACGATTCGACGGTCTGGAGAACCTATTCAATGTGACATTGAATTACAGACGGGATGCTGATGTTGTCCTTCGTGaacaaattatgattaaaaCTGAAGATGTCGAGGATAAGATATTTCCACAAGTTCTGGACAAAAAGGATAAGTTAGTTTGCTGGGTTGTGAGCAACTGGAATGAGCAGTTTGAAAGGGTAAAATACTATAATGAGCTTAAAAAACACATCAACATTTATACCTTTGGACGTCATTTTGGAAAAGCAGTAAATGACGCAGAATACAAGGaaatattaactacatgtaAGTTCTATCTGTCATTTGAGAACACAGCTGCTCACTATGACTACATGACAGAAAAGCTGTTCAATCCCCTCACTTTCGGATCAGTGCCAGTGACTCTTGGTGCTCCACGATACATATACGAAAGGTTTGTGCCCAAGGATGCTTTCATCCACGTGAAGGATTTCTCCAGCCCTCAGAAACTTGCTGAACACCTGCTGTCACTGGATAGGAATGTTGAAgaatacaaaaagtattttcaatgGCGAAAACACTTTGTAGTCAAACTTGTTGACTATCCCGAAGAGCATGCATGTCGTGCCTGTCAATATATACGGACAAAAAAAGACTACCAGGTCTTTAGAAACCTTAACAAATGGTACTGGGATGCCATCAAAGATGAGACCTAA